The following coding sequences are from one Kosakonia sp. H02 window:
- the tssC gene encoding type VI secretion system contractile sheath large subunit, translating to MSNPSQQHEQQQGAQSFSQDEFSSLLNKEFRPKTDQARSAVESAVKTLAQQALENTVTFSNDTYRTIQNLIAGIDEKLSQQINQIIHHEEFQKLESAWRGLSHLVNNTETDEMLKIRFMSISKQELGRNLKRFKGVGWDQSPLFKKIYEEEYGQFGGEPFGCLVGDYYFDHSPQDVELLGEMARIGAAAHCPFITGTAPSVMQMESWQELANPRDLTKIFQNTEYAAWRSLRESEDARYLGLVMPRFLSRLPYGIRTNPVDSFDFEEETDGANHNNYTWANAAYAMATNINRSFKEYGWCTSIRGVESGGAVENLPCHTFPSDDGGVDMKCPTEIAISDRREAELAKNGFMPLIHRKNSDFAAFIGAQSLQKPMEYHDPDATANARLASRLPYLFACCRFAHYLKCIVRDKIGSFRERDEMERWLNDWVMNYVDGDPANSSQETKARKPLAAAEVQVQEIEDNPGYYAAKFFLRPHYQLEGLTVSLRLVSKLPSLKTKEA from the coding sequence ATGAGCAATCCTTCTCAACAACATGAACAGCAGCAGGGCGCGCAGTCCTTCAGCCAGGATGAATTTAGCTCACTGCTGAATAAAGAGTTCCGCCCGAAAACCGATCAGGCGCGTTCAGCGGTCGAAAGCGCAGTGAAAACCCTGGCGCAGCAGGCGCTGGAAAACACCGTCACTTTCTCAAATGATACCTATCGCACCATCCAGAACCTGATTGCCGGTATCGATGAAAAGCTGTCCCAGCAGATCAATCAAATTATTCACCATGAAGAGTTCCAGAAGCTGGAGAGCGCCTGGCGCGGCCTGAGCCATCTGGTGAATAACACCGAAACGGATGAGATGCTGAAAATTCGCTTTATGAGCATCTCCAAGCAGGAACTGGGCCGCAACCTGAAACGCTTTAAGGGCGTCGGTTGGGATCAAAGCCCGCTGTTCAAAAAAATCTACGAAGAAGAGTATGGCCAGTTTGGTGGCGAACCCTTTGGCTGCCTGGTCGGTGACTACTACTTCGACCATAGCCCGCAGGATGTTGAACTGTTAGGTGAAATGGCGCGAATTGGCGCGGCGGCGCACTGTCCGTTTATTACCGGCACCGCACCAAGCGTGATGCAGATGGAATCCTGGCAGGAGCTGGCGAACCCGCGCGACCTGACCAAAATTTTCCAGAACACCGAATATGCTGCATGGCGTTCTCTGCGTGAGTCAGAAGATGCGCGTTACCTGGGGCTGGTCATGCCGCGCTTCCTGTCGCGTCTGCCGTACGGTATACGCACCAATCCGGTCGACAGCTTCGATTTCGAAGAAGAGACCGATGGTGCAAACCACAACAATTACACGTGGGCGAACGCCGCTTATGCGATGGCAACCAACATCAACCGCTCTTTTAAAGAGTACGGCTGGTGCACCTCCATTCGCGGGGTTGAATCCGGCGGTGCGGTGGAAAATCTGCCGTGCCATACCTTCCCGAGCGATGACGGCGGCGTGGACATGAAATGCCCGACCGAGATTGCTATCAGCGATCGTCGTGAAGCGGAACTGGCTAAAAACGGCTTTATGCCGCTGATCCACCGTAAAAACTCAGACTTCGCGGCCTTTATCGGTGCGCAGTCCTTGCAAAAACCGATGGAATACCACGATCCCGATGCGACGGCGAACGCGCGCCTGGCTTCCCGCCTGCCATATCTGTTCGCTTGCTGCCGCTTTGCGCACTACCTGAAGTGCATTGTGCGCGACAAAATCGGTTCCTTTCGCGAGCGCGATGAGATGGAACGCTGGCTCAACGACTGGGTGATGAACTACGTCGACGGCGACCCGGCCAACTCCTCGCAGGAAACCAAAGCGCGTAAACCGCTGGCGGCTGCGGAAGTGCAGGTTCAGGAAATCGAAGATAACCCAGGCTACTACGCAGCGAAGTTCTTCCTGCGCCCGCATTACCAGCTGGAAGGT
- the tssB gene encoding type VI secretion system contractile sheath small subunit gives MAMSNSGQKFIARNRAPRVQIEYDVEVYGAERKIQLPFVMGVMADLVGKPVENLPSIEERKFLEIDVDNFDERMKALKPRVAFNVDNTLTGEGRLNVDLTFESMDDFLPDAVARKVEPLNKLLEARTQLSNLLTYMDGKNGAEELIAKVLQDPTLLKSLSQLPNSDDSAQGKEE, from the coding sequence ATGGCAATGAGTAACAGTGGTCAGAAATTTATCGCCCGCAACCGCGCCCCACGTGTACAAATTGAGTACGACGTGGAAGTTTACGGCGCGGAACGCAAAATCCAGCTTCCGTTTGTGATGGGCGTAATGGCGGATCTGGTAGGGAAACCGGTGGAGAACTTACCTTCTATTGAGGAGCGTAAATTCCTCGAAATCGACGTGGATAACTTCGACGAGCGCATGAAAGCGCTGAAGCCGCGCGTGGCGTTTAACGTTGACAACACCCTCACCGGCGAAGGCCGTCTGAACGTTGATTTAACGTTTGAGAGCATGGATGACTTCCTGCCGGATGCTGTTGCCCGCAAAGTGGAGCCGTTAAACAAACTGCTGGAAGCGCGGACACAGCTTTCTAACTTGCTGACCTATATGGACGGTAAAAACGGTGCTGAAGAGCTGATTGCCAAGGTGTTACAGGATCCGACGCTGCTGAAATCGCTCAGCCAGTTGCCGAACAGTGACGACAGCGCGCAAGGTAAAGAGGAATAA
- the tssA gene encoding type VI secretion system protein TssA, with amino-acid sequence MTIESLLAPVTPEQPCGENLEYDADFQAMEQASLGKAEQQFGSTIIPAEPADWTRVEKLATGLLARTKDIRIMMALTHAWTRRRGLEGYADGLMLLGQALALYWDQLWPSLTDGGEFDPFYRINALAGLSDKSSLTTTLRQAVLLRSNGDELNVRDAQALLDGSKTECPGYPGGRVRLIDELTRGGQPGIEAIGQIEGRLQTIRTWLLEQLGESGVPEMEQLLKTVGVIADVSRASRNEAPPEIAEPPEQANTVSQPASAVPLPAMTDWRSAQVTTRADAQLMLEKVKQYFTQHEPSHPAPLMIDRVQRLIELDFMEIIRDLAPDGVNQLQNIFGRQD; translated from the coding sequence ATGACTATTGAATCCTTACTCGCTCCGGTCACGCCGGAGCAACCGTGCGGTGAAAACCTGGAGTACGACGCCGATTTTCAGGCTATGGAGCAGGCAAGCCTCGGCAAAGCTGAGCAGCAATTTGGCAGCACGATTATTCCCGCAGAGCCAGCCGACTGGACGCGTGTGGAGAAACTGGCGACGGGTCTGCTTGCGCGCACCAAAGATATTCGCATCATGATGGCGTTGACCCATGCATGGACGCGACGCCGCGGGCTGGAAGGATATGCAGATGGTTTGATGCTGCTGGGCCAGGCGCTGGCGCTCTACTGGGATCAGCTCTGGCCATCGCTGACAGACGGTGGCGAGTTCGACCCGTTTTATCGCATCAACGCACTCGCCGGCTTGAGTGATAAATCATCCCTCACCACAACGTTGCGCCAGGCCGTGTTACTGCGCAGCAACGGCGATGAGCTGAACGTGCGCGATGCGCAGGCGCTGCTCGACGGCAGTAAAACAGAGTGTCCGGGCTATCCCGGCGGACGGGTGCGCCTGATTGATGAACTGACGCGTGGCGGTCAGCCCGGCATTGAGGCTATCGGGCAAATCGAAGGGCGTCTGCAAACCATCCGTACATGGCTGCTGGAACAACTGGGCGAAAGCGGGGTACCGGAAATGGAACAATTACTCAAGACCGTCGGCGTTATCGCTGACGTCAGCCGCGCTTCCCGCAACGAAGCGCCGCCTGAGATCGCCGAACCACCTGAGCAGGCTAATACTGTTTCCCAGCCCGCCAGCGCAGTACCGCTGCCCGCCATGACTGACTGGCGCAGCGCACAGGTAACGACGCGTGCGGACGCACAGTTAATGCTGGAAAAAGTGAAGCAATATTTCACCCAGCATGAACCAAGCCACCCCGCGCCGCTGATGATTGACCGTGTCCAGCGGTTAATCGAACTGGATTTTATGGAGATTATTCGCGATCTGGCACCGGACGGCGTTAATCAGCTGCAAAACATCTTTGGGCGTCAAGACTGA